From the genome of Xylocopilactobacillus apis:
CTCCCTCAGAAATCAATTTAGTTGCTTGAATTAATTGATTTAATGGATTTAAAATCCGCCTTTTGATAAAACTTGTAATCACTATTAATAAAATTGAAACGTAAACTAGTAGAAAGAATGAGAAAATTCCAGCAACGTTAGTTTGAATAACAAAAGCCAGCAAGAATATAGGGATCGCACAAATTAAAATTACTAAAAATGAAATTTCGAAATTAATTTTCTTTTTCATTTAATTTTCCCGTCGAATCGATAACCGACACCTCTGACAGTAGTAATCGCATTGGTTTTAGGTAACTTTTCTCTAATTTTTTGAATCTGAATTACTACCGTATTGATATCACCATAACTGTCAAATTCCCAAACTTGATTATAAATTTGGTCTTTACTGATGACTTGTGCCGGATGATTGACCAGAAAATTCAGGACATCAAACTCTTTTGTGGTTAGCGTTACCAGTCGATCATTTTTTGAAACGGTTCTTGCAGTTCGATTAATCATTATATCGTTATATTGAACTATTGAAGATTTATGTGATTCCATATTGTAATTTTGACGCCGAAATTGTGATTCAATTCTTGCCATTAATTCTTTTAGTGAAAAAGGCTTAACGACATAGTCATCAGCTCCCAATTTTAGCCCCAAAACTCGATCAGTTTCGGTTTCTTTGGCACTGATAATGATTATTGGAACAATTGAAGTCATTCTAATTTTCTTTAAAATCTCTAATCCATTGATTTCAGGCAGCATTAAATCTAACAAAATTAAATCAGGCTTGTACTTGTTAAAAAATTCTAATGCTTGTCCGCCGTTACGGCAGATTTGAGATTCATAATTTTCTTTTTTAAGATAAAGCTCGATCATTTTAGAAAGATCAGAATTATCCTCAATAATTAAGACTTTAGATTTCAATTTTAATTCACGTCCCTTTTTTCAATCATAACAAATGCAAGCAGTGTCAGAATAAAAGCCCAACTAAACTGCACTATTAAGCCAGTTGACCCGCTCAAAAACAATTTTTGCGGATGATCTAAAAATAGATTCATTACTGCAAGATCTGGTAAATATTTGGCAAGTTTAGTTAATCCAAAAATCATCTGACTAAAGCCTAGAATCAATGAAAACATGATCGCCATTGACGCAGCCTGAGAACGAAGAATCACTGCTAGTGAGGCTGTAATCACCACAATTAAGGTCCAGCTAATCAGTATAATTAATGCACCGTGAGCCAATGACGCAGTCCAATGAATTTGATATTTAAACGCGCCAACTGCTAAACATATAATACTTGTTCCAAGTCCTGCCAACCAGCTAATCATTATTAAGATTAAGAATTTTGTTTTAAATAATTTAAACCTTGATGGCACTGTTATTAAACTCGTTCTCAACTGCGAGTGCATATATTCTTGCCCGATAAAAATGGATGTAAATACGGTAAGACCTGCTTGACCAATAAACAAATTACGTAAACTAATTGAAATTACTTCGTCTGCTGACAAATATCCTCCATGGAGAAATAAAATCAATGGTGCAATTATGATTGTTCCAATAAGTCCCAATACACACCAGATGTTGGAGAAAAATTTAATTATTTCACTGTGAATAATTTTCAATATTTCCCTCCTAAATCGAGCTTTTTCAACGAACATCCTGCTAATGCAAAAGTAATTATCAGCCAAATTAAGAGAATTGTAATGCCTTTGATCGGATTATGAATAGCCTGACTTGAAATTGAATTGACATAATCACCTGCTGCAACTGGCAAGTAATGACCCCACTCCCACTTTTCAGCAAGATACGCACCAAGATTATAAACTTGCGGAATCATAAATACTAAGGGAATTATCATCGTTTTAAAAAGAAATCCAATTCCAAAAGATAACGTCGTTAAAAGCGTCCAATTTATTGTCGTTAGTCCAATATACTTCCAAGTAACTGAACTGAGAATTATTGGATTTAAGCCTTGTTTTCCGAGTTCTAAATGTTCGACCGCGATTGTCAGATAAATTGAAATTAAAGAAACTATTGCTGTTAAAATCAGGAAAGATAAAATTTTTGAAACAAATAAAGTTAAACGTTTATTTTCTGACAGCAGAGAGATTCTCAAATTATGATTTTTAAATTCAATTGCTCCGATAATTGATCCCATGACAACCATTGGCATGATGCCAAACATTGCAGAGTCAAATCCAATGTAATTAAGCGGGGGGATTGCTTCAATTAATTTTGAATTAGTAGCAGGAGTTGCATGAAGTCCTATTGCTGCAAAATTTCTTGCCTCCAACATTCCTAGAAGCGGCTGCAGGAAAATCACTAAACCAACAACGATCCACCAAATTCGATTGGAAATTATTTTTAACAATTCCGTTTTAATTGATTTCATACTGACTCTCGCCTTCTGTTAAGGAGAAGAAAACATCTTCTAAAGATTTAAGATTAGGCATTATTTCATGTAATTCACCTGCTAGAACAATTTTTCCTTTTTTAATAATTATTACATCATCTGCCACTGCTTCAATCTCCGAAAGGTAGTGTGACGATAGGAGAACGGTTTTGCCACAATCGGCCTGTATTCTAATAAAAGTTCTAAACCATTTAATTCCTTGGGGATCCAAGCCATTTGTTGGCTCATCAAAAATTAAGAATTGCGGGTCTCCTAAAAGTGTAATTGCAATGCCTAATCTCTGCCCTTCTCCTAGAGATAAAGTCCCAAGTTTTGCATGTATTTTGCTTGTTAACTGAACCAGAGATAAAACATCATATATTCTTTTGGTCGAGATTCCATTACTGACAGCAATTATCTTAAGATGAGTCTTAACAGTGCGATTCGGATTTCCGCCAATGCCGTCAAATGCAACACCGACTCTCTTTAAAGGATCTGTAATTTGTTGGTAGGTTTGTTGTCCAAAAACTGCAGTTCCTGATTTTGCGTGATCAAGTCCCAAAAGAATCCGTAAGGTGGAACTTTTCCCCGCTCCATTAGGTCCGAGAAATGCAGTCACGCGGCCGGGTCTTGCGGTGAGAGTTATATGATCTAAGATCTGTTTTTGTCCGTGATTCTTACACACGTCTGAAATTGTAATTGTATTGTTTTCCAATTTATTTTGACTCCCTTCGTTGATGACAAAAGTCTAACAAGCCAAAATAAAAAGCCCATAAAGGGCAAATAAAGTTTTGATAAAGAAAAAAAATACCCTGCTGCAACATTTACAACAGGGAAATCTTTATTTCGCATCGGATTTTCGATACTTTATTAAATAAATAACAATCATCAGAATTTCAAAGCCTAGACCAATCATAATTGACGCTCTGGTTTCAGGATTAAAGAACATAAAAATCACGATTGCTACTAGTAAAACTAAAGCAACATAATTAATCCACGGAGCTCCGGGAAGCCTAAACGGATGGTCAACAAGCTCTTCTTCATGGCGTTTTATAAAACCTAAATGGCTAATTAGAATAACAAACCATGGAACCATTCCAGGAAGCACACTCGCACCAAAGACGAGCACAAACATATCTGCTGCAGATTTAAAGAACAACGGTAAAGCATAATTAATGAGACTTCCTAACAAAATTCCTAAAATTATTGCCATGACTGGCCAATACGGAATTTTACGCTTTGAAACTTTGTTAAAACTCTTTGGTAAATATCCATTTTCCGATAAGGTGTACATCATCCGGCTCGAACTAAAAACTCCTGAGTTACAGCCCGATAACGCGGCAGTTAAAACCACAAAGTTAATGATTCCAGCCGCAAAGGTGATTCCGACTTTCGCAAATGTTTTAACAAATGGCGAGCCAATATTACCCATTTGATTCCAAGGATAAATTGCCAAAATCACAAAAATTGCTCCGACGTAGAGAACCATTACTTTTAATACAATTGATCTAATAGATTTAATAACACTATCTTTCGCATTATCAGCCTCTCCAGCTGTAATTCCAACAATTTCTACCCCTTGGTATGAGGCAATTACCATTGAAAGAGAAAACATAAATCCTTTAACTCCACCAGTGAAAAAACCACCGTGTTTCCATAAATTACCGATTCCAAGCGGTTTGCCATGATTGCCTAGTCCAAAAAGGATTACTAAAAGTCCAAGGATAAACATAACAATAATTGTGAGAACTTTAATTAAAGAAAGCAAAGATTCTAACTTTCCATAAATCTTCACTGAAGCGAGATTGGCTAGACCTAAAATCAAAACAACGATAAAGCTCGTAATCCAAGTTGGATAATTAGGCCACCAGTACTGCAAATACTGACCAATCGCAATTACTTCACTAATTCCAATCATTACCCACTGAAAAATGTTACTCCATGCTGTTAGAAAACCGGCGCCCGGATGAATATAGTCAGAAGCAAAATCAGCAAATGACCCAGTGATCGGTCTTAAATACATCATTTCACCTAAAGCTCTCATGATGATATAAATAAGAATCCCGGAAAATGTATAGGACAAAAGAATTGACGGACCAGTCCACTGAATTGCTGCTGCTGAACCCATAAAGAGTCCAACACCAATGGTCCCGCCAATTGCGATCATCTGCATCTGAAATGATGACAAAGTACTTCCTAATTTTCGCTTTTCCATAAAAGTCCCCTTTAAGATAGATAAGCAAAATTTTAACGGATTTTATACCTTTCTGTAAAGTAATTATTTAGTGAATTCAGAAGTTAGATAGTGTTTCCCCGCTGATAAATCATATTGAACTAATTGATAATCATATAAAATTTGCTTTTGTTTTTTAGTTAGAATGCTTTGACTAACCAATTTGTGATCTTTTTGAGAAACTAATTGAATTTGTGTCCTAACAACGTTGGCACTTTCTTTTGTAAGCATATTTGTCGTAATAATCGGTAATTCATTAGTAACTTCATTCATCAAGACATAATAAGGACTGACTTTAAAATTTGCGGCATTATATGCTACGTTACTAAAAGCATAAGGGCCAACTAAACTTGGTGCTGCATCTTTATTTAACTTTAAGTGATTGGACCAAATGAAATATGGAGTCTCGTGCATTAGAATTCCATCTTTATTAAAGTCAGCATGTTCATAAATGCCTGGCAGATGATCGCCATAAAATATTACAATAACATTCTTCTTAACGTTTTTGAGCTGATTAATGAGTTTTTTATTTGCTTGATCAGTTAAATTAACACCTTCAGCAAAAGTTTCAATTTGTTGCCTTTCACTTTTAGAAATTTTACCTTTAGCCTTAAAATTATTGTTTGGATAGTATTCAGCAGAATACGGTACATGATTTTGCATTGTTATAACATGATAAAAAGTATTGCCGCGATTTTCTTTTACTTGGTTGACTACATCTTTATAGACAGCATCATCAGAGATATATGGATTTTTTTGAGCGGTTGTTTTATACGGAAAATGATCAGGTCCATCTTGCGTATAAAATTTTGAAAAGCCAAACTTCTTCAACACCATTTTCCGATTGTACAAATTACTGCTGTAAGGATGAATTGCAATACTGTCTTTAAATAAGTTATTTACAGTATAAGGAGCCTGCATTTTTGGAACTAGCTGAGTATATGGCGTTGTTAAAGTCATCGAATAATTCCCCAAAGCAAGACTCGTCAAAGCTTGAAATTCCATATTAGCAGTCCCGCCGCCATAACCATTACTAATCATCGTCCCGCTAGGATTACTCTTCATTATGCTATGAGTAAAAGGCAGCGGATCAGAATTTAATTTGATTCCTTTTACATGGTTTGGATCACTGAAACTTTCACTTAAAACCATGACTATATCAGTGTTTCCAATCGATTTACGTTTCTTATTAATCTTTGATGATTTCTGCTCATATTTTTTAGCAAGTCTCTGCATGGTTTCCTTTGAATATCCATCCGGCTTTTCCATCGTTTTGGTATTAATGTAGTTAACAAAATTGAGAATTGGACCGTTACGTTTAACTCCCCATACCGGATCCCAGTAAAAAGGATCATTATTTAAGGCAACACTCATTTTGTGAACTGGACTATTACTGAAACTAATCGAGACAAAGCCAACACTTACAATCAAAGAAAGAATAAATGTAATTAAGCGAGACTTCCTACTCTGAAAAAAATGAAGCTGTTTTTTACGAAATACTAATATACATAAGCCGACAACAACGACCACGCCAAATACAATTAATAGAATGTCTTTAATCGTAATCATATGAATCAATTGAGGAAGCGAGTTGGCCATTCTCAGATCTCCAGGCAAAAATGGTTCATTTCTTAAAACAATTTTGATGTGATTAATAAAAGCAAAAATCACACTAAGCAAAAGTGCAATCGCCGTACTGAGCCAGTTTAAATTAGTTATAGAAAGTAATAAGAGATAAACCCCAACAACAAAAATAAAGGTTATGATTTTAAGACCGATAAGAGAATTAAAGAATGGTAGTACTGATCGAAAGTCTGACATACTGACAAAAGAAGAAAGAAAAATCATGTAATAAGATATTAGACTAACTATTAAAACTTGTAAAAATTGTAGTAATCTTTTCTTCAAAAAAAAACGGCTCCCATCAATATAGATGTAAACCATTATACTACCTGTAAAAAGGTTATTTTAATAATTTTTCTAAATTCCAAGTCGCCTTAACATATAATTTACAAAATCCATCATTTCTTCTGAATACTCCATCACTTCATTACCTTCATATTCGTTAAGTGCTAGCTGGATTACTTCTTTAAACTTAATTGGAACATTTTGTTGAGCCCAAATTCCGCCGTCTTTCTTCGACAGTAACAAAGTTTTTTCTTTAAAGGCAAGTGCACGACATAAATTTAGAATCGTATACATTGGTTGATTTTTAATAGAAATTTTTGAATCTTTTATATCCCAAACAATACTATTCCAATAATCTTCTTCAGAAACATTTGAAAATACTTTGCTTATCGGACTTCCAACTAATACTTGACCAAAAGATTTAATAACAGCCAAATGTGCTATTAGATCTTCATCAGATCCTTTCATATCCCTAATGTAAGCTTTAGGATTTTTCTGATATTCAGCTAAATGAGTGGGAGAAAAATGAAAATCAAAAAGTGGAGGTTTATGATAACGTCTGGCTTCCTTCATTAGCATCACATGAAATTCAATCCCTTTTTTGGGCGCGAACTTTGACCATGATTTAATTAAATCTTTCATGATAAGTTGTTTTTCCTGCTCAGTTAAAGGAAATTTTACAACAATCAGAAAGTCCAAATCAGAAACTTCTGATCGATAACTTCCTAAAACCAACGACCCGTGCAAATAGACCCCAATCAAATTATCTTTTAAAATTTCTTGAGAGCTATCTCTAATTTTAGTTAATAACGTTTCTGTTTTTTGATCCAATCTTAGATCCACGTATGATTAATATGAATATAAATCTTTTTGGCAATTTCCATCGTTATCGCATAAGCAATAATGATTGCTGCAAACCAACCCCAATAAGCTACTGGTAATTTTGCAAAATTGAAGGCTGAACGCAGCGGACTAAGAATTATAACCAAACCGATTAAAAGGGTCGCGATTCCTGATAAAATTACTGGTTTTGAAGGTCGGCTTTGAATAAAAGGGATTTTTTTCGTTCTAATCAGCCAGACGACAATCGTTTGCGTGGTCAGTCCGACCATAAACCACCCAGTTTGAAAAATATGCTGCTGACCTACAGTATTAGCCCCCAAGAAAAACCACATTACAATAAACGTCATAATATCAAAAATACTACTGACAGGTCCAATACAAAGCGTAAACTTCAGCAATCCGCTAATTCCCCATTGAACTGGTTTTTCTAAGTCCTCTGAATCAACATGATCCCAGGGAACTGATGTTTGAGCTAAATCATAAAGCAGATTTTGAACTAAAATTTGAATCGACATCATCGGAAGAAACGGTAAAAAAGCACTCGCAATCAACATTGAGAATACATTTCCAAAGTTTGAACTAACAGAGAGTTTAATGTATTTCATAATATTGCAGAAATCTTTACGTCCCTCAATTACCCCAGTTTCTAAAATATTAAGACTCTTTTCCAGCAAGATAATTGAACTTGCATCTTTCGTAATATCAGCGGCAGTATCAACAGAAATTCCGACATCTGCTTTTCGAAGCGAAGGTGCATCGTTAATCCCATCTCCCATATATCCAACTGTGTGCCCTGCTTTTTGAAGCGATTGAATAATTCTTAATTTTTGCATTGGATTTAGTTTTGCAAAAAGATTAATATGTTCAATTTTTTGACCAAGTTCATCATCTGACAGCTGATCAATTTGACTGCCGAGTAAAAATTCATTAGCAGGAATGCCTACTTCTGTACATACTTTCTGAGCGACAATTGCATTATCACCTGTTAGAACCTTAACTGTGACACCGTGTTGATGGAGAGATTTAATTGCAGGTTTTGCAGTATCCTTAGGTGGATCGAGAAATCCCATAAAACCTACTAATACCATATTGCTCTCATCTTTAACCGAATACGACGGCGTCGTATGCGCATCTTTTTTATAAGCTACGGTTAAAACTCTCATGCCCTCTTTATTCATTTGAGTTGATACATCAGTCATTTTTTGTCTCAAATCATCAGTAAGCGGAACTTCTTTACCATCAATCAAAGCCGAATCACAAATAGCTGCCATTTCTTCGTCAGCTCCTTTGGTAACCATAATTTGATGATTATCTTGTTCCACGATAACTGAAAGGCGTCGTCTTGAAAAATCAAAAGGAATTTCGTCAATCTTTTTAATTGTGCTTTTTTCGGTAAATCCTTTTTCCTGATAAAAGTTCACGATTGCTTGGTCCATCAAATCTTTCCAACCAGTCTGATAGTTAGCATTAAGATAAGCAATTTCTAAGACATGGTCATCTGGATTTCCCATTGGATTTAAATGTGATACCAAAACAACTCGATTTTCGGTGATTGTTCCAGTTTTATCAGTACATAGCACATCCATGCTTCCTAAATTTTGAATTGAGGGGAGCTCTTTAATAATTACTTTATTTTTAGAAAGAGTGACTGCCCCTTTTGCTAAATTAGTAGTCACAATCATTGGAAGCATTTCCGGAGTTAAGCCAACAGCAACTGCGATTGCAAAGAAAAATGCTTCGCTCCAATTACCTTTAGTCAATCCATTAATCAGGAAAACGGTCGGAAATAAAACGACAATAATTCTAATTAGTAACTTACTAACCCGACTAATTCCAATGTCAAAAGCAGTTTTCCCGCGTTTACTGGTAGAAGTCTTTCCAATGTCACCAAAGAAGGTATTTTGCCCAGTCTTTAAAATTACTGCTTTGCCCTGACCGCTAATAACATCGGTTCCCATAAAAACTAAGTTTTTAAGATCAAGTGCCGATTCATTAGAATCTTCTGTAGAAGTTTGTGCAATTTTTTCAACGGGCATTGACTCGCCAGTCAAAGACGACTGATTAACAAATAAGTCCTTAGTCCATATCAAAAAGGCATCGGCAGGAATCATATCACCTGTTTTTAGACTTACCATGTCCCCTGGTACCACATCGCTCATTGAAATCTCAACAATTTTACCATCTCTAGTAATTGCCGTTGTGTTTTCAATCATTTTCTTTAAAGAAAGGCTAGCTTTTTGCGAGCGATATTGTTGAACAAAAGTAATAATGGCACTCGCAATTATCATCACCGCCATTACAGTACCAGCGCTCGGATCACCTGTAATGTAAGAAACTATCATTAAAAAAGCCAGCACGATCACAAAAGGATCCTCTAGACCTTTGATAAATAGTAACCATGCTGGTGTTGGTTTTTCAGCATTAATCTTATTCGGCCCATCTTCTTCAAGTCTTTTTTGAGCTTCCTGAGAAGAAATCCCATTTTCATTAGTTTTTAATTTATCGAAAACTTGTTGAGTTGCCAGTAAACCTAATTTTTTTAATTCCTGTTCCTTAGTTTCCTTTATATTTTTCAACTTAATTACCTTCAAATTAATTAATAAACTTATATCACCTAATATACTCTTATTTTATAAAAATAGAGACGCATTAAAGCATCTCTTTAAAACTTTAATTTTTCAATTTCATTTTTCCGTCCATGATTTCATAAATATGATCAGAATAATCTTGTAATCTTAAATCATGAGTAACGATCACAATTGTTTTATCTCTTTTTTTCGCCTCTGAATGAAACATTTCCCCGACAATTTTTACATTTGGTGAATCGAGAGCTGCGGTCGGTTCATCTGCAAAAACAATCGCTGGATCTGGATAAAGCGCACGGGCTATCGAGACTCTTTGAGCTTGTCCACCGGACAATTCTGAGGGATATTTATTAACAAAATCTGAAATCCCCAATTCATCTAACAACTCTTCCAATTCTTTTTCAGTTAGATTACCGCTTTTTTTAACTTTATCAACAAACTCAAATTGTTCTTTCACTGTAAGATAAGGAACTAAATTGTATGATTGAAGAACGAAACCAATTTTATTTAACCTAACCTCTTCTTTCTTACGACTGGAAAGTTTATCCATCGAATGACCATCAATTTCAACAGTTCCAGACGTTGGCGACTGTAAGCCCCCTGCAATTGTTAGAAATGTGCTTTTCCCAGAACCAGAAGGACCTAGAACTAAACTGACCTCTCCTTTTTCTGCTGAAAAATCAACACTTTTCAAAGCCTCAACTTTACTAGTTCCAGTCCCGAATGTTTTATTAATATTCTTCAACGTAATTACCGACATTTTTCTCTCCTTAATCTATTAACTGAATTGGATCTACTTTTCGAATCAAATGAACAGGTATTAATGACCCGATAACCCCTGTCAAAAGCATCCCTGCAGTTACACCAGCTAAAGATGAATAATCCATTGCAACAGGTACTGCGCTCGGCAGAAACTTCACTGTAATTAGAGTGATAATCGCACCGGCAATAATTCCAATTGCAACAATTAAAACTGCTTGACTGATTGTATTAATGATTAAAGTATGAGCTGGAATTCCCTGAGCTCTTAAGACACCATAATTGGGTAATTTTTGAATTGTTAGAATATAGAGAAAAATAGCAATTACAACCATTGAAATTATCATTAAAAAGGCAATCATAAATGTAAAAGTTAAATTTTGAGCTGAATATCCTGGTAATTTAACAATAAATTTACTGACCGGATAAGCCTTTAGACCTGATTCTTTAACGTTAAAATCTTTCGATGTTGAAACGATTCCGCTTGCTTTAAAAGTTTGAGGCAGGCTCTTTAAAGTTCTCCAAGTTGACAATGTCCCGTATAAAACTGGCGCAATATCTAATTTAGCATTTTTAGTAAACCCGACAATCTGATATTTTTTAGTACTTGAACTTAGCTTAATTTCATCGTTTAACTTATAACCATTATTTTTTAAAGTATCATCAGCAACAAGCTCGTTATCATTTTCAACCTTGCGTCCCGATTCAATCTTCACTTTGTCATAAATATCACTATCCTTTTCAACACCGATAAATTGGGTCGAAACACTTTTATGCCCTGATTGTTTTGCAATTACCGGTGTTTGTCCAACGTAGCTTTCATGATTTGATAAATTAAGATCCTTACTTTGCGAAGTTGTAATTAATGATTGAGTTAAGCTCACATTAGCATCTTTATTCAATACAATAGTTTGTGTATCCCATGATTCAATTGCTTGCGTATTTTGCGCTGCAAGTCCCGTGGCTAATCCACTTAAAAAATAAACTAGATAACTTATCAGCATCACCATGCCAATGATTAAACCATAACGTAATTTTTCGTGCTTAATTTCTTTAATTGCTAGAAACATTATTATCCCTCTAACTTAATTATTGATTTTTTAAAATGTTCTAAAATCGTGCTTTTTAAATCTGGCATTAAAAAGTACTGCCGGATTGTTTCGTGACTGAGAGTTGTTGCTGCCCAATTAAACATCGATCCTTTAACTAGTCTTCTCTCAGAACTAAAATCGATTCCTACATCTATTAATCTTTCGTTTTCCAAAAAGTACCTTTTAATAAACAAAAAATATTTATCATCTTCTTTCGTTTCAATAAAGTTCTTTACAAATTTAAAATAATCATCTCCTTTTAAATTTTCGAAATGTCTAATTTCAACACCCGTATGAACTTTCTGCATTACAATTGAAAATAAATAGCGATAAGAATCTTTGAGATCGTCAAAATAACTATAAAAAGCGCCCCTTGAAATATGAGCCAAAACAATAATCCGGGCCACTTGAGCATTAGCCAGCGAATAGTTAGAAAACTCTTCTAATAGTGCATTAGTAATATTTACTCTTTTCTCTTCTTTGAGATTTTTAAAAGTTTTTGAAGGCATTTTATCTCTTTTCAATTATGACACTGTGTCATTTTAAAATCATTCTAATCTATTAATTAATTACTGTCAAGATAAGTCATTCTGAAATAATAAAAAAAGTCCATTCATTTCTGAACGAACTTATTAAATATTTTTTTATAAAGAGTTTGATCTTTATTAGGTGTATATCTAATCAAATAGTAAACATACTTTTTATCAGACTAATAAATGTTAATCATCATTAGTATTGATTTCAGCGTTAACGTTTTTCTTTTAAAAATAAAACCTTTTAATTGTTTTGGGTTAGTTTAGTTTGCTCTTAAATACTATATAATAACGATTAAATAACACTATGAAAAAAGTAATTAACTGTAACTTTAATTCTCAAAAACTACTTCACTACTTTTTTTGATCTTTTCCGTTCTTTTTACTGTCTCTTAAATAGCTAATGACCCCACTAACAACGATAATAATGCCGGCGATCATAAAAGTATAATAGAAAATTGGAGATTTTGAATTAAATGTTGGGCTAATCATAGTGATGAAAAAGCCCCCAGCAATTGCCAATAAATCTTTTTTTAACTGTGAATCCATCGTTTTTAACCCTGATTTAATTCTTCAGGATTAACCTTATTAGCTGCCTTAACAAATGGAATATAGATACCAAAGCCAATTATCGCATTTATCAACTGCAGAACTGGTGCGCGCCAATCAAAAGTAGCAAATATTGAGTTGATAAAGATTGGCATTGACCAAACATATTGATACTTAATTGGTGAAACAAGACCCACGCTTAAAGCAAAGTAAGCAATTGTAACCATCACAACTGGTGCAATGACAAACGGAATAAAGTAAAGCGGATCTAAAACAATCGGCAACCCAAACATTGCAGGTTCATTAATGTTAAAGACCCCAGGACCAATGGACATTTTCGCTACCGCCCTTTGATCATCACGAGTACTGAACATCAAAATTGCTATTAAAAGCAAAAGTGTAGATCCAGCGCCACCAATCCAAGCATAAAGGTCAAAAGCATTACGAGTCCAGAAGTATGGCAATTTCTGACCAGCCTTAGCCGCAGCAATATTTGATAATTGCGCTGTTAACCAAATCGAATCCAAAATTGGTCCTAAAACGTTTGTCCCGTGGATTCCAAAGAACCAGAAAACTTGAACCAAAACAGTCATTAACAAGACGGCTCCATAACCTTGAGACATTTTCAAAAGTGGTGCTTGAA
Proteins encoded in this window:
- a CDS encoding aminoglycoside adenylyltransferase domain-containing protein, with the translated sequence MDQKTETLLTKIRDSSQEILKDNLIGVYLHGSLVLGSYRSEVSDLDFLIVVKFPLTEQEKQLIMKDLIKSWSKFAPKKGIEFHVMLMKEARRYHKPPLFDFHFSPTHLAEYQKNPKAYIRDMKGSDEDLIAHLAVIKSFGQVLVGSPISKVFSNVSEEDYWNSIVWDIKDSKISIKNQPMYTILNLCRALAFKEKTLLLSKKDGGIWAQQNVPIKFKEVIQLALNEYEGNEVMEYSEEMMDFVNYMLRRLGI
- a CDS encoding FtsX-like permease family protein; protein product: MFLAIKEIKHEKLRYGLIIGMVMLISYLVYFLSGLATGLAAQNTQAIESWDTQTIVLNKDANVSLTQSLITTSQSKDLNLSNHESYVGQTPVIAKQSGHKSVSTQFIGVEKDSDIYDKVKIESGRKVENDNELVADDTLKNNGYKLNDEIKLSSSTKKYQIVGFTKNAKLDIAPVLYGTLSTWRTLKSLPQTFKASGIVSTSKDFNVKESGLKAYPVSKFIVKLPGYSAQNLTFTFMIAFLMIISMVVIAIFLYILTIQKLPNYGVLRAQGIPAHTLIINTISQAVLIVAIGIIAGAIITLITVKFLPSAVPVAMDYSSLAGVTAGMLLTGVIGSLIPVHLIRKVDPIQLID
- the mgtA gene encoding magnesium-translocating P-type ATPase, with the protein product MKNIKETKEQELKKLGLLATQQVFDKLKTNENGISSQEAQKRLEEDGPNKINAEKPTPAWLLFIKGLEDPFVIVLAFLMIVSYITGDPSAGTVMAVMIIASAIITFVQQYRSQKASLSLKKMIENTTAITRDGKIVEISMSDVVPGDMVSLKTGDMIPADAFLIWTKDLFVNQSSLTGESMPVEKIAQTSTEDSNESALDLKNLVFMGTDVISGQGKAVILKTGQNTFFGDIGKTSTSKRGKTAFDIGISRVSKLLIRIIVVLFPTVFLINGLTKGNWSEAFFFAIAVAVGLTPEMLPMIVTTNLAKGAVTLSKNKVIIKELPSIQNLGSMDVLCTDKTGTITENRVVLVSHLNPMGNPDDHVLEIAYLNANYQTGWKDLMDQAIVNFYQEKGFTEKSTIKKIDEIPFDFSRRRLSVIVEQDNHQIMVTKGADEEMAAICDSALIDGKEVPLTDDLRQKMTDVSTQMNKEGMRVLTVAYKKDAHTTPSYSVKDESNMVLVGFMGFLDPPKDTAKPAIKSLHQHGVTVKVLTGDNAIVAQKVCTEVGIPANEFLLGSQIDQLSDDELGQKIEHINLFAKLNPMQKLRIIQSLQKAGHTVGYMGDGINDAPSLRKADVGISVDTAADITKDASSIILLEKSLNILETGVIEGRKDFCNIMKYIKLSVSSNFGNVFSMLIASAFLPFLPMMSIQILVQNLLYDLAQTSVPWDHVDSEDLEKPVQWGISGLLKFTLCIGPVSSIFDIMTFIVMWFFLGANTVGQQHIFQTGWFMVGLTTQTIVVWLIRTKKIPFIQSRPSKPVILSGIATLLIGLVIILSPLRSAFNFAKLPVAYWGWFAAIIIAYAITMEIAKKIYIHINHTWI
- a CDS encoding ABC transporter ATP-binding protein produces the protein MSVITLKNINKTFGTGTSKVEALKSVDFSAEKGEVSLVLGPSGSGKSTFLTIAGGLQSPTSGTVEIDGHSMDKLSSRKKEEVRLNKIGFVLQSYNLVPYLTVKEQFEFVDKVKKSGNLTEKELEELLDELGISDFVNKYPSELSGGQAQRVSIARALYPDPAIVFADEPTAALDSPNVKIVGEMFHSEAKKRDKTIVIVTHDLRLQDYSDHIYEIMDGKMKLKN
- a CDS encoding TetR/AcrR family transcriptional regulator codes for the protein MPSKTFKNLKEEKRVNITNALLEEFSNYSLANAQVARIIVLAHISRGAFYSYFDDLKDSYRYLFSIVMQKVHTGVEIRHFENLKGDDYFKFVKNFIETKEDDKYFLFIKRYFLENERLIDVGIDFSSERRLVKGSMFNWAATTLSHETIRQYFLMPDLKSTILEHFKKSIIKLEG